One genomic segment of Mangifera indica cultivar Alphonso chromosome 6, CATAS_Mindica_2.1, whole genome shotgun sequence includes these proteins:
- the LOC123219690 gene encoding uncharacterized protein LOC123219690 — translation MKIPAFHGKSDPEAYLEWEKKVERVFECHNYTKENKVKLAAVEFIDYASVWWDQFTSTRRRSGEGPVSSWFEMKTIMRKRFVPQHYYRELYNRLQRLNQGSNSVEEYHQEMEMAMIRANIEEDREATMAHFLSSLNRDIANLVELHHYIDFEDMCLGYGHRAAQCPNAKVMTLRNGEMVSEDGSEDDDDLSDIPPLKDVSEEEGDEPTPKGPIFTLVARRALNMQAKEDEVQRENIFYTRCMIDNKLCSMIIDGGSCTNVVNAGLVDKVGLKTTKHPRPYRLQWLNNSGDIKVTRQALISFSIGRYHDKVLCDVVPMHASHILLGHPWQYDRRVIHDGYFNRYSFNMNGRHVNLLPMTLKEVYEDQKTLKEKGEQVERMRSEKKIHESAHAKGENSVQRVAKKEVKGNFYARGSEVRKAYLTRQPLILLVFKDACLSFESNSILSSLPSSFQALLQEFEDLFPKSMPDGLPPLRGIKHQIDFIPGAQIPNRPAYRSNPEETKELQRQVDELLSKGLIKESMSPCAVPVLLVPKKDGSWRMCVDCCAINKITVKYRHPIPRLDDMLDELHGARIFSKIDLMASYHQIRMKEGDEWKTAFKTKYGLYEWLVMPFGLTNAPSTFMRLMNHVLHEFIGKFVVVYFDDILVYSKSLKDHILHVRSVFCVLRALRLLNLGLHLKTLGMFEVSMA, via the exons atgaagattccaGCTTTTCATGGTAAAAGTGATCCAGAGGCATATTTAGAGTGGGAGAAGAAGGTAGAGCGTGTATTTGAGTGCCATAACTACACCAAAGAGAATAAGGTGAAATTGGCAGCCGTTGAATTCATCGACTATGCTAGTGTATGGTGGGATCAATTTACCTCTACTAGGCGCAGAAGCGGAGAAGGTCCTGTTTCTTCAtggtttgagatgaaaacaatcatgAGGAAGAGATTTGTACCACAACACTACTATAGGGAGTTGTACAATCGATTACAAAGGTTGAATCAAGGATCCAATAGTGTTGAAGAATATCACCAAGAGATGGAGATGGCAATGATTCGAGCCAATATTGAGGAGGATAGGGAAGCTACTATGGCACATTTTCTTTCAAGTTTGAACCGTGATATTGCTAACCTTGTTGAGTTGCATCATTATATAGATTTTGAGGATATG TGCTTGGGATACGGACATAGAGCTGCACAATGTCCAAATGCAAAGGTGATGACCTTACGCAATGGGGAGATGGTGAGTGAAGATGGGAgcgaggatgatgatgacttgagTGATATACCACCATTGAAAGATGTTTCAGAAGAAGAGGGCGATGAACCAACCCCTAAAGGACCAATTTTCACTTTGGTTGCAAGGCGTGCTCTAAACATGCAAGCTAAGGAGGATGAGGTACAACgcgaaaatatcttttatactagatgcatgatagataataaattgtgtagtaTGATTATTGATGGTGGTAGCTGCACTAATGTTGTTAATGCTGGTTTAGTTGATAAAGTGGGGTTAAAAACAACTAAACATCCTAGACCTTATAGgttgcaatggttgaataaCAGTGGGGATATTAAGGTCACGAGGCAAgcattaatttcattctctattGGGCGTTATCATGATAaggttttatgtgatgtagtacctatGCATGCTAGTCACATATTATTGGGACACCCTTGGCAATATGATAGGCGTGTTATACATGATGGGTATTTTAACCGatattcattcaacatgaaTGGTAGACATGTCAACTTGTTACCTATGACGCTTAAAGAAGTATACGAAGATCAAAAAACTTTGA aggaaaaaggAGAGCAAGTAGAGAGGATGCGcagtgagaaaaaaattcatgagagtGCACATGCAAAAGGAGAGAATAGTGTACAAAGAGTGgcaaaaaaagaggtaaaaggcAATTTTTATGCAAGAGGGAGTGAGGTTCGAAAGGCTTATTTAACAAGGCAGCCTTTAATACTATTAGTATTCAAGGATGcgtgtttatcttttgaatctaactcaattctctcttctctccctagttcttttcaagctttgttacaggaatttgaagatttgtttccCAAATCCATGCCTGATGGTTTGCCGCCATTGAGGGGgataaaacatcaaattgacttcattCCTGGAGCACAAATTCCAAATCGCCCAGCTTATAGGAGCAATCCCGAAGAAACAAAGGAGTTACAACGTCAAGTGGATGAGTTGTTGTCAAAAGGGTTGATTAAAGAAAGCATGAGCCCATGTGCCGTTCCTGTTCTATTGGTGCCAAAAAAGGATGGATCATGGcgtatgtgtgttgattgttgcgccatcaacaaaatcactgtaaagtatcgcCATCCTATTCCTcgtttagatgatatgttagatgaattgcatggtgcacgtatattctctaaaattgatttaatggctagttatcatcaaattagaatgaaagaaggagatgaatggaaaactgcctttaaaacaaaatatggtttatatgagtggttagtgatgccttttgggtTAACTAATGCTCCTAGTACGTTCATGCGCTTGATGAACCATGTTTTGCATGAATTTATTGGCAAATTCGTTgttgtctattttgatgatatacttgtgtATAGCAAATCACTTAAAGACCACATTTTGCATGTGAGatctgttttttgtgttttgcgtgc gttAAGGCTATTGAATCTTGGCCTACACCTCAAAACGTTGGGGATGTTCGAAGTTTCCATGGCTTAG